A genomic region of Enterococcus sp. 12C11_DIV0727 contains the following coding sequences:
- a CDS encoding SDR family oxidoreductase has protein sequence MTIKNKVVIITGASSGIGEATAKLLAIKGAKVVLAARREEKLKRIVEEIKAQFGEAVYFVTDVTKREENQKLIDFAKMTYGTIDVMFLNAGIMPNSPMSALKVEDWDQMIDINIRGVLYGIAAVLPLFIHQKGGHIIATSSVAGLKSYPGGAVYGATKWAVRDLMEVLRMESAQEETNIRTATIYPAAINTELLDEISHEQTAQSMSGLYKRYGITPDRIATIVAYAIDQPEDVNVNEFTVGPTKQPW, from the coding sequence ATGACAATTAAAAATAAAGTTGTTATTATTACAGGAGCTTCTTCAGGGATTGGAGAAGCTACAGCAAAACTATTAGCTATAAAAGGGGCAAAAGTTGTCTTAGCAGCCCGTAGAGAAGAAAAACTAAAAAGAATAGTGGAAGAGATCAAGGCGCAATTTGGAGAAGCAGTTTATTTTGTTACTGATGTAACAAAAAGAGAAGAGAATCAAAAGTTAATTGATTTTGCAAAAATGACATATGGTACAATTGATGTAATGTTTCTAAATGCAGGAATCATGCCTAATTCTCCTATGTCAGCTTTAAAAGTAGAAGACTGGGATCAAATGATTGATATCAATATTAGAGGTGTTTTATATGGTATAGCAGCAGTTTTGCCATTGTTCATTCATCAAAAAGGAGGGCATATCATTGCAACATCATCTGTTGCTGGATTAAAATCATATCCTGGAGGTGCAGTTTATGGAGCAACAAAATGGGCAGTAAGGGACTTAATGGAAGTATTACGTATGGAATCTGCACAAGAAGAAACAAATATTAGAACAGCAACAATTTATCCAGCTGCAATCAATACAGAATTACTAGATGAAATTAGTCACGAACAAACGGCTCAAAGTATGTCAGGATTGTATAAACGTTATGGAATTACTCCTGACCGTATTGCTACTATTGTTGCCTACGCGATTGATCAACCTGAAGACGTAAATGTTAATGAATTTACCGTGGGGCCAACGAAGCAGCCGTGGTGA
- a CDS encoding LacI family DNA-binding transcriptional regulator produces MVNMNDVAKKANVSRGTVSNYINHVKIKPELAARVERAIKDLNYIPNQAARSLKKQESDIIVFILPTIWTPFFSELTYYIQLELQIQNFKMLLCNSQNNYNLELDYIKMAQEQKVKGILTISYSDIEPYLVSRIPIVSIERYFNRAIPFVTSDNFGGARQAAAELHKRGSNRLLLILRELPNNIGVFERMNGFIDYCTHNELEYEVYFDKGNSANFPKRLDLFLTEKFSKTCPFDGIFAVTDRYAEFVLNTFTHLPWSIPEDLQLIGFDGARSFSNQSLTISTMSQDVREIARLSVKELMEFQPGLATQKKHILPVEFTAFKTTRKLDEK; encoded by the coding sequence ATGGTCAATATGAATGATGTTGCAAAAAAAGCAAACGTCTCCCGAGGAACTGTCTCCAATTATATTAATCATGTAAAAATCAAGCCAGAATTAGCTGCTAGAGTAGAACGAGCAATTAAAGACTTAAATTACATACCAAATCAAGCCGCTAGATCATTGAAAAAACAGGAAAGTGACATCATTGTATTTATATTACCCACAATCTGGACACCCTTTTTTTCTGAGTTGACATACTACATCCAGTTAGAATTACAAATCCAAAATTTTAAAATGTTATTATGCAATTCTCAAAACAATTACAATTTAGAGTTAGACTATATAAAAATGGCACAAGAACAAAAAGTCAAAGGAATTTTGACCATTTCTTATAGTGATATAGAACCTTATCTTGTTTCAAGAATACCAATCGTTTCAATCGAGCGTTATTTTAATCGTGCTATTCCATTTGTAACAAGTGATAATTTTGGTGGTGCTAGACAAGCTGCAGCGGAATTGCACAAACGGGGCTCAAATCGTTTACTGTTGATTTTAAGAGAATTACCTAATAATATAGGTGTTTTTGAACGAATGAATGGTTTTATTGATTATTGCACTCATAACGAATTAGAATATGAAGTCTATTTCGATAAAGGAAACTCAGCTAACTTTCCAAAAAGACTAGATCTGTTTCTAACTGAAAAATTTTCAAAAACCTGTCCTTTTGATGGAATTTTTGCTGTAACCGATCGGTACGCAGAATTTGTTCTTAATACATTTACACACTTACCTTGGTCGATTCCAGAAGATTTGCAATTAATCGGTTTTGATGGAGCCAGAAGCTTTTCTAACCAATCATTGACTATTTCAACCATGTCTCAAGATGTTCGTGAGATTGCTCGCTTGAGTGTGAAAGAGTTAATGGAATTTCAGCCTGGATTAGCTACACAAAAAAAACATATATTACCAGTGGAATTTACAGCCTTTAAAACGACTAGAAAATTGGATGAAAAATAA
- a CDS encoding LPXTG cell wall anchor domain-containing protein: MKKLYIFAVLLLLFSELLFPVNSLAETLNKQVVTDETSSSAMEVSNSTSEISNVAEEASNSTNEISNSAEEVSNSTSEMSNAAEEVSNSTSETSSSKELKKSSSPLASDMTENDITISAISEKDTESSPLFGDGVGYAITVKNSSSSGAYIPAGSIITFTISSDSSVAIDDLLSAKSSSVVNASTSPNLFSFVSALNGVVTIKINENIYPGTSSFNMYFYNTTAQYAENDGTIVVDLKGNISVSKTVENDLSKEFILNPSSVFIKVNKKNTGPVTLPGYVGYGSSDSVTQVLGADNNSLNSFLNSYGLYDPSYKYNGGLYMTFRSTFVKGYTGFSRGVLWGSADKKIPTNNFKLIVESYGTATDITNATGVVWTYTENGAMVDYSEWLTQNGPSMSNGGNITLYTLVPVNAVTDTVTFTGALGWDNFTKWSSTIKGMYSNPSTGSTIPYFRSVGNQTIYNTDTMHPMTGISAYSGSTDISSKIIITDYDGYPVDGKNPPVGNYSIRYSVTNDSNETTEYNRTITVIKNKQSITGFDYTMHVGDKDATTVDFKPSATDKEGTAIAVTADLSAIDFSKAGTYEVVLTAADGQTKTVKLIIKENKQSITGSDYTMHVGDKDATTVDFKPSATDKEGTAIAVTADLSAIDFSKAGTYEVILTAADGQTKTVKLIIKENKQSITGSDYTMHVGDKDATTVDFKPSATDKEGTAIAVTADLSAIDFSKAGTYEVILTAADGQTKIVKLTILSLPDIKATDKTMYVGDRLTKEDILNWATFINPEGMPVGFEVVGNAIPISATDQLTTSGTYTIKYYIQGKSRSVENILAEKEITLTVKEKEHPSVDPGKPKKSISKGNLTSKKKSLPNTGEQNTNTLYSIGILLLIMVLGGYTRMKYWKKK; this comes from the coding sequence ATGAAAAAATTATATATTTTTGCAGTACTGCTATTACTGTTTTCTGAGTTGTTATTTCCAGTAAATAGTTTAGCAGAAACGCTCAATAAACAAGTAGTTACGGATGAGACTTCTAGCTCAGCAATGGAAGTGTCAAATTCGACAAGTGAAATCTCTAACGTAGCAGAAGAAGCGTCAAATTCGACAAACGAAATTTCTAACTCGGCAGAAGAAGTGTCAAATTCGACAAGCGAAATGTCTAATGCAGCAGAAGAAGTATCAAATTCGACAAGTGAAACTTCTAGCTCAAAAGAGTTAAAAAAATCCTCTAGTCCACTAGCAAGTGATATGACAGAAAATGATATTACCATTTCAGCCATCAGTGAAAAAGACACTGAAAGTTCTCCTTTATTTGGGGATGGGGTAGGATATGCAATAACGGTCAAAAATAGTTCAAGTTCGGGAGCTTATATTCCAGCTGGTAGTATAATAACGTTTACTATTAGCTCAGATAGTTCTGTAGCTATCGATGACTTATTGTCGGCTAAATCTAGTTCTGTTGTTAATGCTTCAACTTCTCCTAATCTGTTCTCGTTTGTGAGTGCATTAAATGGTGTGGTAACTATTAAAATAAATGAAAATATTTATCCAGGAACTTCAAGTTTTAATATGTATTTTTATAATACAACAGCACAGTACGCAGAAAATGATGGTACTATTGTTGTTGATTTGAAAGGAAATATATCCGTTTCTAAAACTGTAGAAAATGACCTATCTAAAGAGTTTATTCTAAACCCGTCTAGTGTATTTATTAAAGTAAATAAAAAAAACACGGGGCCAGTAACCTTGCCTGGCTATGTAGGCTATGGGTCTTCAGATTCTGTAACCCAAGTTCTAGGTGCAGATAATAATTCACTTAATAGTTTCTTAAATTCTTACGGACTGTATGATCCATCTTATAAATATAACGGAGGATTATATATGACGTTCCGTTCGACTTTTGTGAAGGGATATACCGGATTTTCTAGAGGTGTGTTGTGGGGGAGTGCGGATAAAAAAATTCCGACAAATAACTTTAAATTAATTGTTGAAAGCTATGGTACAGCTACGGATATTACAAATGCGACTGGTGTTGTATGGACCTATACAGAGAACGGCGCCATGGTTGATTATTCTGAGTGGTTGACTCAAAACGGTCCATCTATGTCGAATGGCGGAAATATAACCTTGTATACCTTGGTTCCTGTTAATGCTGTTACAGATACAGTAACATTTACTGGTGCTTTAGGATGGGATAATTTTACAAAATGGTCTTCTACTATAAAAGGAATGTATTCTAACCCCTCAACAGGTTCGACAATTCCTTATTTCAGAAGCGTTGGAAATCAAACTATTTATAATACAGATACTATGCATCCAATGACTGGAATTTCTGCATATAGTGGAAGTACTGATATTTCCTCTAAAATAATTATTACGGATTATGATGGGTATCCAGTAGACGGGAAAAATCCACCTGTCGGAAATTATTCTATTCGTTACAGTGTGACAAATGATTCAAATGAAACAACGGAATATAATAGAACTATTACTGTGATAAAAAATAAACAGTCAATTACAGGGTTTGATTACACGATGCATGTCGGCGATAAAGATGCGACGACAGTAGATTTTAAACCATCTGCAACAGACAAAGAGGGGACGGCAATTGCCGTAACAGCTGATTTATCCGCTATTGATTTTTCAAAGGCAGGAACATATGAGGTGGTACTTACTGCTGCAGATGGTCAAACGAAAACAGTTAAACTAATAATCAAAGAAAATAAACAGTCAATTACGGGGTCTGATTACACGATGCATGTCGGCGATAAAGATGCAACGACAGTAGATTTTAAACCATCTGCAACAGACAAAGAGGGGACGGCAATTGCTGTAACAGCTGATTTATCCGCTATTGATTTCTCAAAGGCAGGAACATATGAGGTGATACTTACTGCTGCAGATGGTCAAACGAAAACAGTTAAACTAATAATCAAAGAAAATAAACAGTCAATTACGGGGTCTGATTACACGATGCATGTCGGCGATAAAGATGCAACGACAGTAGATTTTAAACCATCTGCAACAGACAAAGAGGGGACGGCAATTGCTGTAACAGCTGATTTATCCGCTATTGATTTCTCAAAGGCAGGAACATATGAGGTGATACTTACTGCTGCAGATGGTCAAACGAAAATCGTTAAATTGACGATTTTAAGCCTACCGGATATTAAAGCAACAGATAAGACAATGTATGTTGGCGATAGACTAACAAAAGAGGATATTTTAAATTGGGCAACCTTTATTAATCCAGAAGGAATGCCTGTTGGATTTGAAGTGGTAGGAAACGCAATACCTATTTCTGCAACGGATCAACTAACTACTAGTGGCACATACACCATAAAATACTATATTCAAGGCAAGAGTCGTAGTGTAGAGAATATTTTGGCTGAAAAAGAAATTACATTGACTGTAAAAGAAAAAGAACATCCATCAGTTGATCCTGGAAAACCCAAAAAATCAATTAGTAAGGGGAATTTAACTAGTAAAAAGAAATCCTTACCAAATACAGGTGAACAAAATACAAATACATTGTATAGTATTGGAATCCTTTTACTAATAATGGTTCTAGGTGGGTATACAAGAATGAAATATTGGAAAAAGAAATAA
- a CDS encoding LysR family transcriptional regulator, which produces MEIRVLNYFLTVAREKTISKAAMALHLSQPTLSKQLKELKEELGVQLFIRGNRKIVITEEGNYLVNRGKEILSLIENTTSNIQSNELIIGEITVGDGETRAFEFISSHFTQLQSKFPEIKINLYSGHADDVLDKIDKGLLDFRLVIDPVEKQKYDYIRLSSVDNWGILVNNENLLATKKIIIPKDISGFPLLLSNQSLVNNQFAEWLGKSIDSVNVIGTYNLLFNASLLVKQNTASAVCIDGIIETKHTNLTFVPFSPSLTSAVNIIWKKNQIFSNASKAFLQLITSH; this is translated from the coding sequence ATGGAAATAAGAGTACTAAATTACTTTTTAACTGTTGCCAGAGAAAAAACAATTAGCAAGGCTGCTATGGCCTTGCATCTTTCCCAACCTACACTTTCAAAACAACTAAAAGAGCTAAAAGAAGAACTCGGTGTCCAATTATTTATAAGAGGTAATCGAAAGATCGTAATTACTGAAGAAGGAAACTATTTAGTAAATAGAGGAAAGGAAATCTTATCTTTGATAGAAAATACGACCTCAAATATACAGTCAAATGAATTGATCATTGGTGAAATCACTGTTGGTGACGGTGAAACAAGAGCTTTTGAATTTATCTCCAGTCATTTTACTCAACTACAATCGAAATTTCCAGAAATAAAAATTAACCTTTATAGTGGACATGCAGATGACGTTTTGGATAAAATTGATAAAGGTTTGCTTGATTTCAGACTAGTTATTGATCCTGTTGAAAAACAAAAATATGACTATATTCGTCTTTCCTCTGTTGATAATTGGGGCATTCTCGTAAATAACGAAAATTTACTTGCAACTAAAAAAATCATTATTCCAAAAGATATATCAGGTTTTCCTTTATTACTATCCAATCAATCTTTAGTAAATAATCAATTCGCTGAATGGCTTGGTAAAAGTATAGATTCTGTGAATGTTATCGGTACTTATAATTTATTGTTCAATGCTTCGTTACTTGTAAAACAAAATACAGCAAGCGCCGTATGCATTGATGGGATAATTGAAACAAAACATACAAATCTGACTTTCGTTCCTTTTTCCCCCTCACTTACCTCTGCCGTTAATATTATATGGAAAAAAAATCAAATTTTTTCTAATGCTTCTAAAGCATTTTTACAATTAATAACAAGTCACTAA
- a CDS encoding PTS transporter subunit EIIC, whose amino-acid sequence MDYNKIAEDILEAVGGKENIANAAHCVTRLRLILNDSNNYNKETLENIEGVKGVFFNSGQLQIIFGTGTVEKVFAAFQEASGIKEASLQEVKVSGTKQQNKLQQAFKVFSDIFIPIIPAFVGAAMILGLKSLLTTQFGFLGGSMTDEWLWANDLASFLGVIATTFAYLPVLVMYSATKRFGGNPILGLVLGFVMITPDLMNRNDFVLGNYDTLSSWHLFGLSIPQVGFQGGVFPAILTAWFLSKMEAFAKKKTPQALSFILVPTVTILFSALALFLIFGPIGNAVGTGLGWIIDILYNKTGFVGAFIFAALLQPLVVTGTQHAIQAIEAQLVVTTGFNYIQPLWSVSIIAQGGAALGMFFLAKKHSNRRETTMSSFIPTLFGISEPAIFAVNLRDSITPFLAASFSAGIGGAFMKIFDVKATSFALTGLPGLTIVYPPRLIFYIIGNLIAFILPIIILIVWNRVKGVIGAEIGKGNTL is encoded by the coding sequence ATGGATTACAACAAAATTGCTGAAGATATATTAGAAGCTGTCGGTGGAAAAGAAAATATAGCGAATGCTGCTCATTGCGTTACGCGTTTACGCTTAATATTGAACGATAGCAATAATTATAATAAAGAAACTTTGGAAAATATTGAAGGTGTTAAAGGTGTATTTTTTAATAGTGGTCAATTACAAATTATCTTTGGTACAGGAACAGTAGAAAAGGTTTTTGCTGCATTTCAAGAAGCTTCTGGGATAAAAGAAGCTTCATTGCAGGAGGTGAAAGTATCTGGAACGAAGCAACAGAATAAGTTGCAACAAGCATTTAAAGTATTCTCTGATATATTTATCCCAATCATACCAGCTTTTGTTGGAGCAGCAATGATACTAGGATTAAAATCACTACTAACGACACAATTTGGTTTTTTAGGTGGTTCAATGACGGATGAATGGCTTTGGGCAAATGATTTGGCTAGTTTTCTAGGCGTTATTGCGACAACATTTGCATATCTTCCTGTCTTAGTCATGTATTCAGCAACCAAACGTTTTGGCGGAAATCCAATCTTAGGTTTAGTGTTGGGTTTTGTGATGATCACACCAGATTTGATGAATCGTAATGACTTTGTATTAGGTAATTATGATACCTTATCTTCTTGGCATTTATTTGGTTTATCCATCCCACAAGTTGGATTCCAAGGCGGTGTATTTCCAGCTATTTTAACAGCATGGTTTCTATCAAAAATGGAAGCATTCGCAAAGAAAAAAACACCACAAGCTTTAAGTTTTATTTTAGTACCGACTGTCACAATTTTGTTCTCTGCCCTTGCTTTGTTTTTAATATTTGGTCCTATCGGTAATGCGGTTGGTACAGGACTTGGATGGATCATTGATATTCTGTATAACAAAACGGGCTTTGTAGGTGCTTTTATTTTTGCAGCCTTACTTCAACCGCTAGTTGTAACTGGGACACAACACGCAATTCAGGCTATTGAAGCGCAATTAGTCGTAACCACGGGATTCAATTATATTCAACCATTGTGGTCAGTTTCAATCATAGCGCAAGGTGGGGCAGCTTTAGGAATGTTTTTCCTTGCAAAGAAACATTCTAATCGTCGTGAAACGACAATGTCTAGCTTTATTCCAACGTTATTCGGTATTTCAGAACCAGCGATTTTTGCGGTCAATTTACGTGACTCAATTACTCCATTTCTTGCCGCTTCATTTTCAGCAGGAATCGGCGGTGCTTTTATGAAAATATTTGATGTAAAAGCGACAAGTTTTGCTTTAACAGGTCTACCAGGTTTAACGATCGTATACCCACCTAGATTGATCTTTTATATCATCGGAAATTTAATAGCATTTATTTTACCTATTATTATTTTGATTGTTTGGAATCGTGTTAAAGGGGTAATAGGAGCTGAAATAGGAAAAGGGAATACCTTATAA
- a CDS encoding GNAT family N-acetyltransferase: MWKIKKLDDLSVPEFYAILKLRIDTFVVAQNRIYHELDEIDKEALHIFFISEQKNEVLAYARVFDKEDHISFGRIVTSEKVRGQGYGAKIVEKIMALCDKKWSNIPIEIEAQEQVVKFYEKFGFKKVGHPFIFAGSPHVEMRYTYDKS, encoded by the coding sequence ATGTGGAAAATCAAAAAATTGGATGACTTGTCAGTACCAGAGTTTTATGCAATTCTTAAATTGAGAATTGATACGTTTGTGGTTGCGCAAAATAGAATTTATCATGAATTGGATGAGATTGATAAAGAAGCCCTCCATATTTTCTTCATATCAGAACAGAAGAATGAAGTACTCGCCTATGCCAGAGTTTTTGATAAGGAGGATCACATATCCTTTGGACGTATTGTAACTTCTGAAAAGGTTCGAGGACAAGGATATGGGGCAAAAATTGTAGAAAAAATCATGGCTTTATGTGACAAAAAATGGTCTAATATACCAATTGAAATTGAAGCACAGGAGCAAGTAGTCAAATTTTATGAAAAATTTGGATTTAAAAAAGTGGGACATCCTTTTATTTTTGCAGGAAGTCCTCACGTTGAAATGAGGTATACTTATGATAAAAGTTAA
- a CDS encoding MarR family winged helix-turn-helix transcriptional regulator: protein MNDIDLFRLIGAISRKATTDVNQAVKQYGLDNNLFIYLTRIVENEGITQYDLVNLVKVDKTTLSRAIMKLERLDYLFKITSTTNRNYKELYPTQKAKEIYNNLFELENRYANTAIANLTPLERVELRKSLMKISVSLG, encoded by the coding sequence TTGAACGATATTGACTTATTTAGATTGATTGGCGCTATTTCTAGAAAAGCCACGACGGATGTAAATCAAGCTGTAAAGCAATATGGATTAGATAATAATCTTTTCATTTATTTGACACGGATTGTCGAAAATGAAGGAATCACCCAGTATGATCTAGTAAATCTTGTGAAAGTTGACAAAACAACACTGAGCAGAGCAATTATGAAATTGGAAAGACTGGATTATCTCTTCAAAATCACAAGTACTACGAATAGAAATTACAAAGAACTATATCCAACTCAAAAAGCAAAAGAAATCTACAATAACTTGTTTGAGTTAGAAAATAGATACGCTAATACAGCTATTGCTAATCTAACACCACTAGAACGAGTTGAGTTAAGAAAAAGCTTAATGAAAATAAGCGTATCACTTGGTTGA
- a CDS encoding glycoside hydrolase family 32 protein, producing MISKKIDKYTFYTPEWQNYLNQLKGTISQSTYLPKYHLYPKTGLMNDPNGLSYFNGKYHIFYQWFPFDSFHGMKHWGHATSEDLVTFKDEGFALIPNEEYEKNGAYSGNAFEYSNELYLFYTANYKTNTGKLAKQALAIMDKKGTIKKYPKNPIINGAPKGFSQELRDPFVFERNDSFYMLLGGSRFVAEERASFGDIGELLLYKSNNLFDWTYQGVIDLPINKGYMLECPSLITLDGKDVLFLSPMGYEKERYRYQNRFSSIYLIGQLDVEKRIFELEHVDELDAGFDYYAPQSFYGKNQLPLTFGWFGCGEQVYPIDTEGWKHGLTTAQEIRLVNGKFRRFPSQEVQNKFINKQTVITKQLNLEAPYYHLQFELNKEQESTIYFGTKDDFWQLNLDEKKETVTIERSNLAKKIDIEYGMKRTCEIAELSTIIIVDVFVDNSFIELYLNKGERVFSFRVFLESKQTTISFSKEINVTWALFE from the coding sequence TTGATAAGTAAAAAAATTGATAAATATACATTTTATACACCAGAATGGCAAAACTATTTAAATCAATTAAAAGGAACGATAAGCCAAAGTACTTATCTCCCAAAGTATCATTTGTATCCTAAGACAGGTTTGATGAATGATCCAAATGGATTGAGCTATTTCAACGGAAAGTATCACATATTTTACCAATGGTTCCCATTTGATTCTTTTCATGGAATGAAACATTGGGGTCATGCAACTTCTGAAGACTTAGTTACATTTAAAGATGAAGGTTTTGCTCTTATTCCAAATGAAGAATATGAAAAAAATGGGGCCTATTCAGGCAATGCTTTCGAGTACAGTAACGAGCTTTATTTATTCTATACAGCAAACTATAAAACAAATACAGGAAAGCTAGCAAAGCAGGCTTTAGCAATTATGGATAAAAAAGGAACAATTAAAAAATATCCGAAAAATCCGATTATTAATGGTGCACCAAAAGGATTTAGTCAAGAATTGAGAGACCCTTTTGTATTTGAGCGAAATGATTCATTTTATATGTTACTTGGTGGAAGTCGTTTTGTGGCAGAAGAACGAGCGAGTTTTGGCGATATTGGTGAATTGCTTTTATACAAGAGTAATAATTTATTCGATTGGACTTATCAAGGCGTAATTGATTTACCGATTAATAAAGGCTATATGTTAGAATGCCCAAGCCTAATTACGCTTGATGGAAAAGATGTGCTATTTTTATCACCAATGGGATATGAGAAAGAAAGATATCGTTACCAAAATCGCTTTTCTTCAATTTATTTAATAGGACAATTGGATGTTGAAAAAAGGATATTTGAACTAGAACATGTAGATGAATTGGATGCTGGCTTTGATTATTATGCACCACAATCATTTTATGGAAAAAATCAGTTACCGTTAACTTTTGGTTGGTTTGGATGTGGTGAACAAGTCTATCCAATTGATACTGAAGGTTGGAAGCACGGATTAACAACTGCTCAAGAAATAAGATTAGTAAATGGAAAATTCAGACGTTTTCCATCTCAAGAAGTACAAAATAAATTTATCAATAAACAAACCGTGATCACTAAACAACTTAATTTAGAAGCTCCTTATTATCACCTTCAATTTGAATTGAACAAAGAACAAGAGTCGACTATTTACTTTGGTACAAAAGATGATTTTTGGCAATTGAATTTAGATGAAAAAAAAGAGACTGTCACAATTGAGCGTAGCAATTTAGCTAAAAAAATTGATATCGAATATGGGATGAAGCGAACATGTGAAATAGCTGAATTATCAACTATTATCATAGTTGATGTGTTTGTTGATAATAGTTTTATAGAACTATATTTAAATAAAGGAGAACGTGTTTTTAGTTTTAGAGTCTTCCTAGAATCAAAACAAACTACTATTTCATTTTCAAAAGAAATCAACGTGACTTGGGCATTGTTTGAATAA